In Pseudomonas sp. MM213, a genomic segment contains:
- a CDS encoding ABC transporter substrate-binding protein: MLLRAALAGLVLASFTLSASAETIRIAIGTQDTTINCAAGGLLIRELGLLDKYLPHDGQYKDAKYEVEWKNFTSGAPLTNEMVAGKLDFGAMADFPGSFNGVAFETAGKHSLFISVLSGSIKGSGNGIVVPSASGVQSLAELKGKTISVPFASTAHGMLLRAVAAQGWDPLKDVNIIAQPPEVAGSALQAGKIDAHADFVPFAEMFPSRGFARKIYDGSQANTPTFHGALVDQAYAKKYPEIVVAYLRASLEANQLLAAEPEKYSELIAKVTGVDAEVNYLFHGPLGVQTRDLSWKPEYRQAVGTAIDTLKLLKKADRGLDLNTFIDDQYIRAAFKASKLDYTAQLANYGQTPLKAVDALSGKAITDFSHVAEIWVRGEPKVRQYASAESAFTALAGLKSEGKNIRAVYAQASDSGIKLLADQAWFASDAKGRLSAFLLKGQAQQFATAQGGKVLDFTDATTQAVAAR; encoded by the coding sequence ATGTTATTGCGTGCAGCATTGGCCGGTCTGGTACTGGCTTCTTTCACCTTGTCGGCTTCCGCCGAAACCATCCGCATTGCCATCGGCACCCAGGACACCACGATCAACTGCGCCGCCGGCGGCCTGTTGATTCGCGAGCTCGGCCTGCTGGACAAATACTTGCCCCACGATGGCCAATACAAAGACGCCAAATACGAAGTCGAGTGGAAGAACTTCACCAGCGGCGCGCCTCTGACCAACGAGATGGTCGCCGGCAAACTGGACTTCGGCGCGATGGCCGATTTCCCCGGCTCGTTCAACGGTGTCGCGTTTGAAACCGCCGGCAAGCACAGCCTGTTTATCAGCGTGCTGTCGGGCAGCATCAAGGGCAGCGGCAACGGCATCGTCGTGCCGAGTGCTTCGGGCGTGCAATCACTGGCCGAGTTGAAGGGCAAGACCATTTCCGTGCCGTTCGCCTCGACCGCCCATGGCATGTTGCTGCGCGCCGTGGCGGCTCAGGGTTGGGACCCGCTCAAAGACGTGAACATCATCGCCCAGCCGCCGGAAGTCGCCGGTTCCGCATTGCAGGCCGGGAAGATCGACGCCCACGCCGACTTTGTGCCGTTCGCCGAAATGTTCCCGAGCCGTGGCTTCGCTCGCAAGATCTATGACGGTTCACAGGCGAATACGCCGACGTTCCACGGTGCGCTGGTCGATCAGGCCTACGCGAAAAAGTACCCGGAAATCGTCGTCGCGTACCTGCGCGCCAGCCTCGAAGCCAACCAGTTATTGGCGGCAGAACCCGAGAAGTACAGCGAGTTGATCGCCAAGGTCACCGGCGTCGATGCCGAGGTCAATTACCTGTTCCACGGCCCGCTCGGCGTGCAGACCCGCGACCTGAGCTGGAAGCCGGAATATCGCCAGGCGGTCGGCACCGCCATCGACACCCTCAAGCTGCTGAAGAAGGCTGATCGCGGTCTCGACCTCAACACCTTCATTGATGACCAGTACATCCGCGCCGCGTTCAAGGCCTCGAAGCTGGACTACACCGCGCAACTGGCCAACTACGGTCAGACCCCGCTCAAGGCAGTGGATGCGTTGAGCGGCAAAGCCATTACCGACTTCAGTCATGTGGCCGAGATCTGGGTGCGCGGCGAGCCGAAAGTGCGTCAATACGCCTCGGCGGAGTCGGCGTTCACCGCATTGGCCGGTTTGAAGTCCGAAGGCAAAAACATCCGCGCGGTGTATGCCCAGGCGAGTGACAGCGGGATCAAGTTGCTGGCGGATCAGGCGTGGTTTGCCAGTGACGCGAAAGGGCGCCTCAGCGCGTTCCTGCTCAAGGGCCAGGCCCAGCAATTCGCCACGGCCCAGGGCGGCAAAGTCCTCGACTTCACCGACGCCACCACCCAGGCCGTAGCCGCCCGCTAA
- a CDS encoding 4Fe-4S dicluster domain-containing protein — protein MAYQPQEIFFRSNAPVTVDEDLCIAHKGCTVCVDVCPMDLLAINPATQKAYMAFDECWYCMPCEKDCPTGAVKVEIPYLLR, from the coding sequence ATGGCCTATCAACCCCAGGAAATTTTCTTCCGTTCCAACGCGCCCGTCACGGTCGACGAGGACCTGTGCATCGCCCACAAAGGCTGCACCGTGTGCGTCGACGTCTGCCCGATGGACCTGCTGGCGATCAACCCGGCCACGCAAAAGGCCTACATGGCCTTCGACGAATGCTGGTACTGCATGCCCTGCGAAAAGGACTGCCCGACCGGGGCGGTGAAAGTCGAAATCCCTTATTTGCTGCGTTGA
- a CDS encoding fumarate reductase/succinate dehydrogenase flavoprotein subunit translates to MTRSTLEQEYDIVVIGGGTAGPMAAIKAKERNRDLRVLLIDKANVKRSGAISMGMDGLNNAIIPGHSTPEQYTKEITIANDGIVNQAAVYAYATHSFETIEQLDRWGVKFEKDETGDYAVKKVHHMGAYVLPMPEGHDIKKVLYRQLKRARVSITNRVVCTRLLTDEEGAVNGLMGFDCRTADFHVIKAKAVILACGAAGRLGLPSSGYLMGTYENPTNAGDGYAMAYHAGAELANLECFQINPLIKDYNGPACAYVTGPLGGYTANNKGERFIECDYWSGQMMWEFHQELESGNGPVFLKLDHLAEETIQNIEEILHSNERPSRGQFHANRGTDYRTQMVEMHISEIGFCSGHSASGVWVNEKAETSVKGLYSAGDMAAVPHNYMLGAFTYGWFAGTNAADFVAGREFSAVDAKQIETEKARVYAPLDREHGLPPAQVEYKLRRFVNDYLQPPKVTKKMQIGLQRFSDIQRDLDQIKAHNAHELMRAMEVSMIRDCAEMAARASLFRAESRWGLYHYRVDHPQRNDSDWFCHCHLKKDENGQMSSFKKAVEPYIIPLDAEEMQAYDRLRVGAFAA, encoded by the coding sequence ATGACAAGAAGTACCCTCGAACAGGAATACGACATCGTCGTGATCGGCGGTGGCACGGCGGGTCCCATGGCGGCAATCAAGGCCAAGGAGCGCAACCGCGACCTGCGCGTGTTGCTGATCGACAAGGCCAACGTCAAACGCAGCGGCGCGATCAGTATGGGCATGGACGGCCTGAACAACGCGATCATTCCCGGCCATTCCACGCCGGAGCAGTACACCAAGGAAATCACCATCGCCAACGACGGCATCGTCAATCAGGCAGCGGTCTATGCCTACGCCACCCACAGCTTCGAAACCATCGAGCAACTGGACCGCTGGGGCGTCAAGTTCGAGAAGGACGAAACCGGCGATTACGCAGTGAAAAAGGTCCACCACATGGGCGCATACGTGCTGCCGATGCCGGAAGGGCATGACATCAAGAAAGTCCTGTACCGCCAGTTGAAACGCGCCCGGGTCAGCATCACCAACCGTGTGGTTTGCACGCGCTTGCTGACGGACGAAGAGGGCGCGGTCAACGGTCTGATGGGGTTCGACTGCCGTACCGCCGATTTTCATGTGATCAAGGCCAAGGCGGTGATCCTCGCGTGCGGTGCTGCCGGGCGCCTCGGTTTGCCGTCCTCGGGTTACCTGATGGGCACTTACGAAAACCCGACCAATGCCGGCGACGGTTACGCCATGGCTTATCACGCCGGGGCCGAATTGGCGAACCTCGAATGCTTCCAGATCAACCCGCTGATCAAGGATTACAACGGCCCGGCCTGCGCCTACGTCACCGGCCCGTTGGGCGGCTACACCGCCAACAACAAGGGCGAGCGCTTCATCGAGTGCGACTACTGGAGCGGCCAGATGATGTGGGAGTTCCACCAGGAACTCGAAAGCGGCAACGGCCCCGTGTTCCTCAAGCTCGATCACCTGGCCGAGGAAACCATCCAGAACATCGAAGAGATCCTGCACAGCAACGAACGCCCGAGTCGCGGCCAGTTTCACGCCAATCGCGGCACCGATTACCGCACGCAGATGGTCGAGATGCACATCTCGGAAATCGGTTTTTGCAGCGGGCATTCGGCGTCGGGTGTGTGGGTCAACGAGAAGGCCGAAACCTCGGTCAAGGGTTTGTATTCGGCGGGTGACATGGCCGCCGTGCCGCACAACTACATGCTTGGCGCGTTCACCTACGGCTGGTTTGCCGGCACCAACGCAGCGGATTTTGTCGCCGGTCGCGAATTTTCAGCGGTCGATGCCAAGCAGATCGAGACAGAGAAAGCGCGGGTCTACGCGCCACTGGACCGCGAACACGGACTGCCGCCGGCCCAGGTCGAGTACAAGCTGCGACGCTTCGTGAACGATTACCTGCAACCGCCGAAAGTGACCAAGAAGATGCAGATCGGCCTGCAGCGTTTCAGCGATATCCAGCGCGATCTCGATCAGATCAAGGCCCACAACGCCCACGAACTGATGCGCGCCATGGAAGTCAGCATGATCCGCGACTGCGCCGAAATGGCCGCCCGCGCTTCGTTGTTCCGCGCCGAAAGTCGCTGGGGGCTTTACCACTATCGGGTCGATCACCCGCAACGCAACGACAGCGACTGGTTCTGCCATTGCCATTTGAAGAAGGATGAAAACGGCCAGATGAGCAGTTTCAAGAAAGCCGTCGAGCCCTACATCATCCCGCTGGATGCCGAAGAAATGCAGGCCTACGACCGGCTGCGCGTCGGTGCCTTTGCGGCCTGA
- a CDS encoding GntR family transcriptional regulator, with protein MTDNVLSLSSVPLHTQLRDVLRARILDGEYPQDSQMPSESELGALFKVSRITVRQALGDLQKEGLIFKIHGKGTFVAKPKTFQNVSTLQGLAESMTGRGYEVINRLRSFKFIPADKLVAERLQVAEGEIVAQIKRVRLINREPISLEITYLPKAIGERLEKADLVTRDIFLILENDCGLALGHADLAIDAVLADSDLTQALNIEPGSPIMRIERLTHDASGQPVDFEHLYYRGDAFQYRLRIDRHKGAQA; from the coding sequence ATGACCGATAACGTTCTCTCCCTCAGCAGTGTTCCTTTGCACACTCAACTGCGTGACGTCCTGCGTGCCCGCATTCTCGACGGCGAATACCCGCAAGACAGCCAGATGCCTTCGGAAAGCGAGCTTGGCGCGTTGTTCAAAGTCAGCCGCATCACCGTGCGCCAGGCCCTCGGCGATCTGCAAAAAGAAGGGCTGATCTTCAAGATTCACGGCAAGGGCACCTTCGTCGCCAAGCCGAAAACCTTCCAGAACGTCAGCACCCTGCAAGGCCTCGCCGAGTCCATGACCGGGCGCGGCTACGAGGTGATCAACCGCCTGCGCAGTTTCAAATTCATCCCCGCCGACAAACTCGTCGCCGAGCGTTTGCAGGTGGCCGAAGGCGAGATCGTGGCGCAGATCAAGCGGGTGCGCCTGATCAACCGTGAGCCGATCTCACTGGAAATCACCTACCTGCCCAAAGCCATCGGCGAACGGCTGGAAAAGGCCGATCTGGTCACCCGCGACATCTTCCTGATCCTCGAAAACGACTGCGGCCTGGCCCTCGGTCATGCCGATCTGGCCATCGATGCCGTCCTCGCCGACAGCGACCTGACCCAGGCACTCAACATCGAACCCGGCTCGCCGATCATGCGCATCGAGCGTCTGACCCACGATGCCAGCGGCCAACCCGTGGACTTCGAACACCTTTACTACCGTGGCGATGCCTTCCAGTACCGCCTGCGGATCGACCGGCACAAAGGGGCGCAGGCATGA
- a CDS encoding Dyp-type peroxidase, translating to MSYYQPGILATPVPPQARHMFFALESVDALPAALEKLMLLVDGKSAVAGFGESLVKALHVQIDGLRSFPALTGVGVDNPSTQHALWCWLHGVDRGELLNRATAIEAALAPALRLVQMNETFRHLTGHDLTGYEDGTENPHNEAAVAAALVGEGADGVVGGSFAAIQQWQHDLKGFHAMPSEEKDNIMGRRLSDNEEIDDAPISAHVKRTAQESFAPEAFVVRRSMPWIEGDRAGLMFLAFGFSLDAFEAQLRRMSGLEDGITDGLYRISRPITGGYYWCPPLKDGRLDLRALRVG from the coding sequence ATGAGTTACTACCAGCCGGGCATCCTCGCCACCCCCGTTCCACCTCAAGCCCGTCATATGTTCTTCGCGCTGGAATCCGTCGATGCTCTGCCGGCCGCGCTCGAAAAATTGATGCTGCTGGTGGACGGGAAATCGGCGGTGGCCGGTTTCGGTGAATCCCTGGTCAAGGCGCTGCACGTGCAGATCGACGGGCTGCGGTCGTTTCCGGCACTGACCGGCGTCGGTGTCGACAACCCGTCGACCCAGCACGCGCTGTGGTGCTGGTTGCATGGTGTCGACCGTGGCGAGTTGCTCAATCGCGCCACCGCCATCGAAGCCGCGCTGGCACCGGCCCTGCGCCTGGTGCAGATGAACGAAACGTTCCGCCACCTCACCGGCCACGACCTGACCGGTTACGAAGACGGCACCGAAAACCCGCACAACGAAGCCGCCGTGGCTGCCGCGCTGGTCGGTGAGGGCGCTGACGGTGTGGTCGGTGGCAGCTTCGCCGCGATCCAGCAGTGGCAGCACGACCTGAAGGGCTTCCATGCGATGCCGTCTGAAGAAAAGGACAACATCATGGGCCGTCGCTTGAGCGATAACGAAGAAATCGATGACGCGCCGATCTCTGCCCACGTTAAACGCACCGCCCAGGAAAGCTTCGCCCCCGAAGCGTTCGTGGTCCGCCGCTCGATGCCGTGGATCGAAGGGGATCGCGCTGGTCTGATGTTCCTCGCGTTCGGTTTCTCCCTCGACGCCTTCGAAGCCCAATTGCGCCGCATGAGCGGTCTGGAAGATGGCATCACCGACGGCTTGTACCGCATCAGTCGCCCGATCACCGGCGGCTACTACTGGTGCCCACCGCTGAAGGACGGTCGACTGGATTTGCGCGCACTGCGCGTCGGTTGA
- a CDS encoding NADP-dependent glyceraldehyde-3-phosphate dehydrogenase: protein MTTAHILGNLFPDASDIPEKYRLDGQTEQREYLVDGELKTWAGPLAQVRSPVYLTGENGDEQVILGSTPLLDADTALTALDAAVRAYDRGQGLWPTMRVAERIQHVEAFLGRMREQREAVVKLLMWEIGKNLKDSEKEFDRTCDYIVDTINALKELDRRSSRFELEQDTLGQIRRVPLGVALCMGPYNYPLNETFTTLIPALIMGNTVVFKPAKLGVLLIRPLLEAFRDSFPTGVINVIYGSGRETVSALMASGKIDIFAFIGTNKAASDLKKLHPKPHRLRAALGLDAKNPGIVLPEVDLDNAVNEAVTGSLSFNGQRCTALKILFVHEDVVEAFIDKFSAKLASLKPGMPWESGVALTPLPESGKVDYLHGLVADAVSKGARVVNPNGGEARASFFYPAVLFPVTPQMRVYQEEQFGPVVPIVPYRHLDTVIDYVLESDFGQQLSIFGTNPVAVGRLVDTFANQVGRINLNAQCQRGPDTYPFNGRKNSAEGTLSVHDALRVFSIRTLVATKFQETNKDLISEIISGRSSSFLTTDYIF, encoded by the coding sequence ATGACCACAGCACACATCCTCGGCAACCTGTTTCCCGACGCCAGCGACATCCCAGAAAAGTACCGCCTCGACGGCCAGACCGAGCAACGTGAATACCTGGTCGATGGCGAACTGAAAACCTGGGCCGGCCCCCTCGCCCAAGTCCGCAGCCCGGTGTACCTGACCGGCGAAAATGGCGACGAACAAGTGATCCTCGGCAGCACGCCGCTGCTCGATGCCGACACAGCGCTGACCGCGCTCGACGCCGCCGTCCGCGCCTATGACCGGGGCCAGGGTTTGTGGCCGACCATGCGCGTGGCCGAACGCATCCAGCACGTCGAAGCGTTTCTCGGGCGTATGCGCGAACAGCGCGAAGCCGTGGTCAAGTTGCTGATGTGGGAGATCGGCAAAAACCTCAAGGACTCGGAAAAAGAGTTCGACCGCACCTGCGACTACATCGTCGACACCATCAACGCCCTCAAAGAACTCGACCGCCGCTCCAGTCGATTCGAGCTGGAACAGGACACGCTCGGGCAGATCCGCCGCGTACCGCTGGGCGTGGCGCTGTGCATGGGACCTTACAACTACCCGCTGAACGAAACCTTCACCACGCTGATTCCGGCGCTGATCATGGGCAACACCGTGGTGTTCAAACCGGCCAAGCTCGGCGTGCTGCTGATTCGTCCGCTGCTGGAAGCGTTCCGCGACAGCTTCCCGACCGGTGTGATCAACGTCATTTACGGCAGCGGCCGCGAGACGGTCAGCGCGCTGATGGCCAGCGGCAAGATCGATATCTTCGCGTTCATCGGCACCAACAAGGCCGCCAGCGACCTGAAAAAACTCCACCCGAAACCGCACCGTTTGCGCGCAGCGCTGGGCCTGGACGCGAAAAACCCTGGCATCGTTTTGCCTGAGGTGGACCTGGACAACGCCGTGAACGAAGCGGTCACCGGCTCGCTGTCGTTCAATGGCCAGCGCTGCACCGCGCTGAAAATCCTCTTCGTCCACGAAGACGTGGTCGAGGCGTTCATCGACAAATTCAGCGCCAAACTCGCCAGCCTCAAACCCGGCATGCCGTGGGAAAGCGGCGTAGCCCTGACACCGCTGCCGGAGTCGGGCAAGGTCGATTATCTGCACGGGCTGGTTGCGGATGCCGTGAGCAAAGGTGCCCGTGTGGTCAACCCGAATGGCGGTGAAGCCCGCGCGTCCTTCTTCTATCCGGCGGTGTTGTTCCCGGTGACGCCGCAGATGCGCGTCTATCAGGAAGAACAGTTCGGCCCGGTGGTGCCAATCGTGCCTTACCGGCATCTGGACACGGTGATCGATTACGTCCTGGAATCGGACTTCGGCCAGCAACTGAGTATCTTCGGCACCAACCCGGTGGCGGTTGGCCGTCTGGTCGACACTTTCGCCAACCAGGTCGGGCGGATCAACCTCAACGCCCAGTGCCAGCGCGGCCCGGACACCTATCCGTTCAATGGTCGCAAGAACTCGGCCGAAGGCACGTTGTCGGTGCATGATGCGTTGCGGGTGTTCTCTATTC